Sequence from the Aromatoleum petrolei genome:
TCCCGCTGCGCAGCACCTGCATCTATGGCGGCGTCGACATGAAGCCGCAGATCCAGGAACTGCGCAATGGCGTCGAGATCGTCGTCGCCACGCCCGGACGCCTGCTCGACCACGTGCAGCAGAGGACGATCGTGCTGAACCAGGTCGAGATGCTGGTGCTTGACGAAGCTGACCGCATGCTGGACATGGGCTTCATCCCGGACATCCGCCGCATTCTCGACCTGCTGCCGGCCTCGCGCCAGAGCCTGCTGTTCTCGGCGACCTTCTCGGACGAGATCAAGAAACTCGCCGACCAGATGCTCAAGGAGCCGCAGCTGATCGAGGTCGCCCGCCGCAACATGGTGTCGGAGACGATCACGCACCGCGTGCACCCCGTGTCGGCCGGCCTCAAGCGCAACCTGCTGGCGCACATCCTGCGCCACGAACCGGACACCCAGGCACTGGTATTCGTCGCAACCAAGATCGAATGCGGGCGGCTTGCGCACTTCCTCGAACGCCACGACATCGCTGCCGACGCGATCCACGGCGACAAGGGCCAGGCACAGCGCACGGAGACGCTGGAGGCGTTCAAGTCGGGCAAGCTGCGCGTGCTGGTGGCGACCGATGTTGCCGCACGCGGACTGGACATCGACGACCTGCCTTCGGTGATCAACTTCGAGCTGCCGCACACCGCGGAAGATTACGTGCACCGAATCGGCCGGACCGGCCGCGCGGGTCGCCAGGGGCGCGCGGTGTCGCTCGTGAGCGCCGAGGAGAAGCATCTGCTCGCCGAGATCGAGAAACTGATCAAGCTGCAGATTCCGCAGGAACCCGTGCCGGGTTTCGATCCTGAACCCGACTTCCACGAGGCGGGGACGCGCAGCAGGGGACGTCGCAGCCCGTCCGCGAAGGCATCCGATGCGCCGCGCGAGCCGGCGCCGGCCGCGCGCAGCACCGCGACTGCGCGAAACGGTGAAGCGCGGCGCCGCGGTAAATCCATGATCGCCGCCGACGGCTTCGATTTCAGCAAACCCTACGAGCCGACCGCCCCGGTCGCAGCAGCCGGCGCAAGTCTGCAGCCGGCGGAAGCCGGAACCGACAAGCGCGGCGCGCCGCCGCACCGCCACGCCCGCCCCATCGCGGTCCTGCTGGGTGGACTGGGACGCAAGTAGGCCGCCTGCGAACGATTGCCGCCCCGACCGCGAGCGGCATCTCGCGGAATTGGGGGCACCCTTGCCGCCTATTCGGCGCAATCGTTGCGGGGCGTTCGAGTATTCTGGGACTACGCTGAAACACCGCCCGAATACGTGGAATGACCGCCCCCATGAACGCAGCCCGTCGCCCGCAGGGTAACGAAAATCCCGAAGAAGAGCCCTTCGTCCCGGATTTTTCCGAAGGCGCGGAGACCGGGCTCTACCTCGCCCTCTTCGAGCTGATCGACGAAGGCCTGATCATCACGGGCGACGAGGTCGTGCTGGAAGCCAACAGCGCGGCCTGCCGCCTGCTCGAACGCGACTATCGGCAACTTGCCGGGAAGCCTCTCGCCGACCTCTTCCCTTCCGAACGCGACTTCCTCGATGCACGCGCCCGCCTCTTCATTCAGGGCGAGATGCGCGGAAGCCTGCGCGTGTCCTTGCCGGGCGAGCGGCATCGCGACCTGCGCTTCGTCGCTGCGGCGCGCATCCGTCCGGGCATCCACGCGCTGATCCTGAGCCCGGACGTCATCACCGAAGCCTACGCAAGCGCCACCTTCGACGAGACACCGGCCGTGGACGCGCTGTGGCCGCGGCTCGCAGCGGCACTGGAGCAGCCCGTGATCGTCCTTGACGAGCGCGACCGCATCGCTGCGGCGAACGCGGCAGCCCTCGGGGCACTGGGACTCACGCGCGGAAACCTGATCGGGCAAGCCGTTGCGGACTGCCTTGGCATCGACTGGCCAGCCGCGGACGCCGCACAGATCGCACGCCTCAAAGTGCCGGGCCGCAGCGGCGAGATCGCCGCACGCGTGCTCGCGGGACCCAAACCGGACTGGCGCCTGTTGATCCTGCCACCCGCACTGCACGACTCGGCAGCGGAAAATCCGCCTGCGGCCCCAGGCGAAAGCATACTGGAGCGCATGTTCGTCGATAGTCCCCTGCCGACCTTGCTCTGCGAAGGGCCGCAACTGCGCATCCTCGCCGCCAACGTGGCGGCGGCCCGCGTGTATGGGTATTCACGCGAAACCTTGGGCACGATGGAGATCGGCGCCCTGCGCACTACACCGGGCGACGGCCGGCACGCCGGCGAACCGGGAATCTGGCAGCACCGGCGTAGCGACGGCAGCACCTTCGACGTCGACATCGTCACGTATGCACTCGACTCGGCCGCCCATCCCGGCCTCATGGTGGTGATGCACGACCTGCCTGACGCGCCCTTGCTCGCGTTCGAGACGCGCTTGCGCCAGGCGGTCGATCTGGGGCAGCTGGATGTCCATTTCCAGCCGCTGGTCGACGTCCGCGACGGCGCCGTGCATGCCGGAGAAGCCTTGCTGCGCTGGCATCACCCGGAACTCGGGATGATTCCCTTCCAGCGTTTCGGCGGCGTCGCGCGCGATGCGGGACAGCTCGTGCGGATGGGCGACTGGGTGCTGCATGCAGCCTGCACGGCGGCGGCCGCATGGCCGCAGCATGAAGGCCGCGACGTGCGCGTCGTGGTGAACGTGGCGCTCGAACAGCTACTGCACGGCAATCTCGGGGAACGCGTGCGCCACGCGCTGAGCGCATCCGGCCTGGACGCAGCGCGGCTGGAACTGGATCTCGACGAGCGTGTGCTCAATGACGAGCACACGCGCCTGATCGGCCTGCTGCAGTCTATCGCCGGAAGTGGGGTCCGCTTGGCGATCGACGATTACGGCCGCGGCCTGTCGTCGATTCCCCGGCTCAAGCGCTACCCGCTGAACGCGCTGAAGCTCGACCCTCTGCTCGTGCGCGAGGTGGGCATCCGCGAGGACAGCGAGGCCATCGTCGAAGCGATTGCCGGCATGGCCGGAATCCTCGGTCTGGAGGTGCTCGCACGCGGCGTCGAAACCGAAGCGCAGGAGGCATTCCTGTCCGCTCTCGGCTGCCGCCTGCAGCAAGGACCGCTCTTCGGCCAGCCGATGACCGCCGCCGCCTTCGGCGCTTTCCTCGCCTGACGGGGGAGAGTCAGTAAGCGAGCAGCGTCCGGCAGGTTTCCGTGCGGCCGGTGATGCGGCTGAAACTCGCGAGCTGCGCCTTCACGAAATCGTCCGGCACGCGCTCGTCGGCGCAGTAGTCGCGCAGTTGCAGGGCGTAAGCGAGGCTCTGAAGGTCGCCCTGGGTGCGAGACAGCGCGGGATAGCGGTAGCCGGAAATGTCGCGGAAGGAGCGATCCGGTTTCGCCGCATCGGTCGCTACCGCAGGCGCTGGCGATACGTCCGCTTGCGCGGTCGCGGTCTGCGCGGACAGGGTCGTCGATAACAGCAGGATAAAACTCGCAAGCAGGGCACGCTGCAGCATCGGCCAATCCTCGCCAATCACCGGTTCCCGATATTACGGCACGCCCTGCCGCGAACTGAAGCGGCCTGCCCCTTTCGGGAGCCGAAGGCCGCTTTCGGACGACGCTCAGACCTCCAGCGCCTTCACATGGGTGATGACTTCACCGATGATCTGCTGCGCGCTACCGTACAGCATGCGGCAGTTGTCCTTGTAGAACAGCGCGTTCTCGATTCCCGAGTAGCCGGCGCCCTGCCCGCGCTTCACGACGATGACGTTGTGCGCCATGTCGACGTTGAGGATGGGCATGCCGTAGATCGGGCTCGACTTGTCGGTGCGCGCAACCGGGTTCACAACGTCGTTCGCTCCGATCACCAGGGCCACGTCGGCCTGCGGGAAATCGGCGTTGATCTCCTCCAGGTCGAAGATCTTGTCGTAGGGCACACCGGCCTCGGCAAGCAGCACGTTCATGTGGCCCGGCATACGACCTGCGACCGGATGAATCGCAAATGCCACCTCGACACCGCCCTCCTCAAGCAGCTGCGCCATCTCCCAGACCTTATGCTGCGCACCGGCGACCGCCATGCCGTAACCGGGGACGATGATGACCTTGGATGCGTAGCGCATGACGGAGGCCGCATCGAGCGCGGAGAGCTCCTTCATCGTGCCCTCGATCGCCTCACCACCGCCTGCGGCCGCGCCGGAGAGCGGCGTGAAGATGACGTTCCTGATCGGGCGGTTCATCGCCTTGGCCATGAGCTGGGTGAGCAACGTACCGGACGCGCCGACGACGATGCCCGCGACGATCAGCGCCGGATTGCCGAGCACGTAGCCCTCGAAACCGACCGCGAGGCCCGTGAAGGCGTTGAGCAGCGAGATCACCACCGGCATGTCGGCGCCGCCGATCGGCGTCGTCAGGATCGCGCCGAGCACCAGCGCGACGATGAAGAACGCGATGACGATAACGGCAGGCGGCGTTTCGGTGACGATGATCGCCAAACCGAGCACCACGGCAAGCCCCGCGAGCACAACGTTCACGAGGTTCTGCTGCGGCAGGCGCCAAGTCTTGGTCATGATGCCCTGCAGCTTGGCAAATGCGACGCACGAACCCGAAAACGCTAC
This genomic interval carries:
- a CDS encoding DEAD/DEAH box helicase → MSFADLGLNPELLRAVADTGYTTPTPIQQQAIPVVLSGRDVMGGAQTGTGKTAGFTLPLLQRLSRHASTSTSPARHPVRALILAPTRELAMQVFESVKTYSKYVPLRSTCIYGGVDMKPQIQELRNGVEIVVATPGRLLDHVQQRTIVLNQVEMLVLDEADRMLDMGFIPDIRRILDLLPASRQSLLFSATFSDEIKKLADQMLKEPQLIEVARRNMVSETITHRVHPVSAGLKRNLLAHILRHEPDTQALVFVATKIECGRLAHFLERHDIAADAIHGDKGQAQRTETLEAFKSGKLRVLVATDVAARGLDIDDLPSVINFELPHTAEDYVHRIGRTGRAGRQGRAVSLVSAEEKHLLAEIEKLIKLQIPQEPVPGFDPEPDFHEAGTRSRGRRSPSAKASDAPREPAPAARSTATARNGEARRRGKSMIAADGFDFSKPYEPTAPVAAAGASLQPAEAGTDKRGAPPHRHARPIAVLLGGLGRK
- a CDS encoding EAL domain-containing protein, giving the protein MNAARRPQGNENPEEEPFVPDFSEGAETGLYLALFELIDEGLIITGDEVVLEANSAACRLLERDYRQLAGKPLADLFPSERDFLDARARLFIQGEMRGSLRVSLPGERHRDLRFVAAARIRPGIHALILSPDVITEAYASATFDETPAVDALWPRLAAALEQPVIVLDERDRIAAANAAALGALGLTRGNLIGQAVADCLGIDWPAADAAQIARLKVPGRSGEIAARVLAGPKPDWRLLILPPALHDSAAENPPAAPGESILERMFVDSPLPTLLCEGPQLRILAANVAAARVYGYSRETLGTMEIGALRTTPGDGRHAGEPGIWQHRRSDGSTFDVDIVTYALDSAAHPGLMVVMHDLPDAPLLAFETRLRQAVDLGQLDVHFQPLVDVRDGAVHAGEALLRWHHPELGMIPFQRFGGVARDAGQLVRMGDWVLHAACTAAAAWPQHEGRDVRVVVNVALEQLLHGNLGERVRHALSASGLDAARLELDLDERVLNDEHTRLIGLLQSIAGSGVRLAIDDYGRGLSSIPRLKRYPLNALKLDPLLVREVGIREDSEAIVEAIAGMAGILGLEVLARGVETEAQEAFLSALGCRLQQGPLFGQPMTAAAFGAFLA
- a CDS encoding NAD(P)(+) transhydrogenase (Re/Si-specific) subunit beta, with translation MNGVIQLAYFGVAVVFILGLKAMSSPVTARKGIVWAGYAMIAATLVTFYTPGMQNYGLMITAIVTGGAVAWWSGKVVKMTDMPQMVAIYNGMGGGAAAAIAALEFARGGTHGVTATTLAVVGALIGSVAFSGSCVAFAKLQGIMTKTWRLPQQNLVNVVLAGLAVVLGLAIIVTETPPAVIVIAFFIVALVLGAILTTPIGGADMPVVISLLNAFTGLAVGFEGYVLGNPALIVAGIVVGASGTLLTQLMAKAMNRPIRNVIFTPLSGAAAGGGEAIEGTMKELSALDAASVMRYASKVIIVPGYGMAVAGAQHKVWEMAQLLEEGGVEVAFAIHPVAGRMPGHMNVLLAEAGVPYDKIFDLEEINADFPQADVALVIGANDVVNPVARTDKSSPIYGMPILNVDMAHNVIVVKRGQGAGYSGIENALFYKDNCRMLYGSAQQIIGEVITHVKALEV